Genomic DNA from Streptomyces sp. NBC_01571:
CGCGGGGGCCGTCTCCAGGACCTGGCCGGCCACGCCCAAATAGTCCAGCGCGAGGACTCCGTTGGTCCAGATGTGCAGGCCCGCGCCGCCGTCGCGCAGTTCCTCGGCCCGTTCGAAGACCACACACTCCACACCGCTGCGCTGCAGCGCGAGGGCCGCGGCCAGGCCGCCGATCCCTCCGCCGGCGATGAGTACGCGACGGGCACGTCCAATGGCCATCTGGGTGTCTCCTCGTGGCGGTGCGGGCGGATGTCCTCGCAGGGCGCGGTACGGCGGACCGCCGCGGCCGGGCCGTCCCACGTCCCCGCTGAATCCCTTGCGAACCAATGCAGTTGTCAACGCTAGCATTCGAAGCACTGAACTTGATAGTGTCGGCAGGACATCTAGCATTGATATATCCACGGGGCGGCAAGGCCCTTGTGGCAACCGGCAGACGGACAAGGGTGGTTGTGATGGAAGCGCTCGTACAAACCCTGGCCGTGGTGGCCACGATGGCCAACGCGGTGGTCTACGGCACCGACGTCTTCTCCGCGATCGTCCAGCGGCCCGCCCTCGCGCACGTCGACGACGCGGTGCTGACCAGCACCATGGGGCAGATCCACCGCTTCGGGGACCGGCGGATGCCCGTCCCGGGCGTCTTCGGCCTGGTCGCCACCGTGGCCACGGCCGTCGCGGCCGGCTTCGGCGGCGAGACGGCGCCGGCCGTCGCCGCGGCGGTGGCGGCGCTGGCCCTGGTGGTGTGGCTGGCCGTCTACAACAAGGTCAGCGCGCCGGTGAACAAGGAGCTCACCGGCGCGGCGCTGGACTGCCGCACCGCGCCCGACGCGCGGGGCCTGCAGCGCACCTGGGACAGCGTCATCAACGCCCGGGTCGTGCTGCAGGCGGTGGCCCTGGGCGCGATGTGCGTGGCGCTCGTGACGTCCTGACGGCACCGGCCGGCGGACGGGACGAGGGGAGACGAGGGGAGGGGACCCGCCGGGCGGGTCCCCTCCCCCGTGTCCGCCCGCCGTCCTGCTGCGCGACGCCGCCCTACTGCAGGGCGATGCTGCCCAGGACGTCCGCCTCCGTGTCCTCGTCCAGACCGTCGGTGACCTCACTGCCGAAGGCGGGGATGAGCTCCGGCTCGGGTCCTGCGGGATTCCTCTTCTTGCTGACCACGATGGTGTCCCTTCGGGCGTGAACGGCCAGTACCGTACCGAGATTCACGAACCGGCACTCCACACGTCAAGGCAACTTCCGCCCCGTCCACCGGAATTCGAGGCGCCGTCGAGAAAAACCCGGAAAAGCGGGAAGGTCGGGAAGGCGGGAAGGCGGGAAAGCAAATCCCCCGGGGCGGCGGGAAATCCGCTGCGCCGGCCATCCGAATTTCCCGCCCCGCCGGCTGCCGGCCCCGGGACCGGGACCGGGACGCACGAGGGTGGGCGTGCCGGGGGGGGTGAGCGTGCCGGGCGGAGTGTGCGGGGTGGGGTGTGCGGGGTGGGGTGTGCGGGGTGGGGTGTGCGGGGGGGGTGTGCGGGGGGGGTGCGGGGACAGTCCTCAGGCCGGCGGGGCGGGGGTGAGGGCGTCCGCGAGGGTGCGCCAGATCTCCGCGGCGAGGTCGATGTTGGCGTCGGCCTGGGCCTGCTGGGCGAGGGTGCGCAGCCCGTCCACGCCGGAGACGTCGCCGCCCAGGATCAGCAGCTGCTGGCGCAGGATCTCCAGCCGGACCCGGTCGCGGTAGGTCATCCTCGGCTCGTCCCCGGCCAGGCCGCCCAGCAGGGCGCGGGCATCGTCGTAGCGGCCGGTGGCGAAGGCCAGATCGGCCTTCAGCGCGGTCAGGTCCTGGCGCAGGGCGGGGGTGCCGACGAAGGTGAGAGCGGCCTCGGCCTGCTCGGCGCAGCGCTGTGCCTGTGCGGGGTCGGCGGGCAGTTTCTGCAGGTGCAGCCGGCCCGCGGCGAGCCGCAGTCTCAGCCACAGCACCAGGTCCTCCTGGCTGCTGAAGCGTTCCAGGGCCTGGTCGAGGCAGTGCTGCGCGCCGGTGTGGTCGCCCTGGCGCACCCGCACGGCGGCGGCCGTCCACATCGCCTCGGCCCACAGCGTGTCGCTGCGGCCCTCGACCAGGGCGGTGAGTTCGTCGGCGTGCACCCGGGCCTCCGGCACCTGCCCGGCCTCCGCCTGGACCGACACCAGGGCCAGCAGCGCGGCGGCACGGTCCTCGACGCCCAGGTCCTCGCCCAGGGCGAGCCGGTGGGCGGCGACGGCCGCGTCCAGGGCGGGGGTGATCTCGCCGAGCGAACGCAGGCAGCGTGCCAGCCGGGTCAGGCCGCGCACCCGCAGCTCGGCCAGGCCCACCTCGTCGCCGAGCGCGACCAGTTGGGCGAGGTGGGCGCGCTCCGCGGCATGGTCGCCCTGCAGGCGTGCGGCCCTCGCCAGCAGCCACAGCGCCTGCCAGCGCAGCACCGCGCTTTCGTGGCCCTCGGCGGCGAGTGCCGCGCGCAGCGCCTCGATGGCGTCCGCGGAACCGGTGGAGGAGGCCAGGGTCAGCGCGTGGGCCAGCGAGCCGGTGACCGGCTCCTCGAAATCGGCGACCTCAAGGCCCAGCCGGTCGGCGAGGTAGCCCACGGCCCGGTCGGTGGGCTGGCGCGCCCCGGACTCCAGACGGGAGAGGTAGCCGGTGGACATGCCCTCACCGGCCAGGGCCGTCTGCGACAGCCCCTGGGCCATCCGGAGCTTCTTCAGGCGGTGTCCGAACGCGGGCTGTCGCAGCATGATTCGAATCCCCTGGGGTGAGCGGGCAAGAAAGTTTCGCCGGGAGCCGCCCCGAGCGTAGGGCGCCGGGCAACACGCGGGCAAACCTTTGCCAGGCCGGGGGCGGAAATCTCGTGCGGACCTCACGCCCGCCTCACGCCCCTCTCACGCCCCTCTCACGTCCGTCTCACGTCCGTCTCACGTCCGTCTCGTGCACTTCTCCAGCGTTCCTCCAGCGCGGCCGGGCACGCTCGGCATCATCCGGCCGGCACACCCGGCCGGCGTGGAGTCCTTGCGCATGTCAAACGTCCGGGAGTCGACGATGAGGCCATCGGTGTGCGCGCACCGGGCGGCGTGGACGGCCGCCGCGGGACACGGCAGCCGGGCCCGGGCACCGGGCGCCGGCGGGCCGGCCGGAGAGGCACCCGCCCCCTCCGACGAGGACATCGGCTGGCCCAGACGGTGCGCCGTTGCTAAGAGCCTCAGCTGCTCTCAGCATTCCGGGCATTTCGGCCCGGAAGGTCCGTCTCGTCACCAAAGCGTGAGGGCTTCGGCGTGAGTACGGTCTCTCGCTTCCTCCTGCCGCTGGTGCGGCAGGGGTGCGCCACCTGCCCGCCCCGCGCTCGCCTTGCGGCGGGTGCGGGTGGCGCGGGTCTTCTGGTCGGCTCTACGAGGCTTCGACACCACCTCGGTGGCGTCCTGGTCTCCAGCCACTCCGGTACCAGTCAGGCAGGCTGCCGCGAGAGCGGCGAGGTTGAGTGCGGCGTTGTCGTCCCGGTCGATGACCAGGCCGCAGGTGTCGCATTCGTAGGTCCGGACGTGCAGCGGCAGCTTGGCTTTCACCGCGCCGCACCCGGAACAGGTCTTCGAGGAGGGGTACCAGCGGTCCGCGGCCACGAGGTGGGTGGTGTGGCGCTGGCGGGTTTTATAGGTGAGCTGGCGTCGGATCTCTGCGAATCCGGCGTCGGCGATCCTGCGCGCGAGGCGCCGGTTGCGGAGCATCCCGGCGACGTTCAGGTCCTCGATCACGACCGTGCCGTACTCGGCCGCAACGCTCGTGGTGAGCTTGTGCAGGGCGTCCGCGCGGAGGTTCGCCACCCGGTGGTGCACGCGGTTGCGGGCGGCGTTGGCCTTCTCCCACCGCTTCGACGGCTTCTGTCCGGTGCGCCGGTCGGGGCCCTGGCGGCGGGAGACGATGCGAGAGGCGCGGCGCAGCTGCTTGCGTGCCCGGTCGTAGTGTCCGGGGTTCGCGACGGTGCGGATCTCACCCGTCGAGTCGGCCATGACCGCGAGGGTCTTCACGCCGAGGTCGATGCCGACCGCCACGTCCGGCCGCGCCACACGTTCGAGGTCGCGCTTGACCTCGGCCTGGAAGGCGACGTACCAGCGTCCGCGCTCGTGCCGCACGGTCGCGGACAGGATCCGGGCCGTCCCGGCCTCAACGCGCGCGAGGAGCTTCACCGTGGGCTCGTGGGTACGGATCGTGCCCAGCCTCGGCAGCGTCACGTGCCGGCCGCCCGTGTCCACGCGGATCGCGCCGGTCGTGAACCGGCAGGAAAGACGGGCCTTCCGCTTCGACTTGAAGCGGGGCGTACCCATCCGCTTGCCGTGCCGCTTGCCCTGCTTGGACTTGGTGTAGTTGTCGAACGCCGCCGCAGCGTTGGCGAGGCCGGTGTTGTACGCCTCTTTGGAGTTCTCCTCCCACCAGGCGGCGAACCTGGGGTCAGCGTGCTTGGTCTCGTTGAACGCCTTCCTCAGTGCGGGCAGCGACCACGGCCGCCACTGCGTCAGCCCGGCCTCGGCGATGCCGTAGGACTCCTCCGCGCGGCGCTGCCACCACGACGCGGTCACCCAACCGACAGCCCAGTTGTACGCGGCACGCGCCGCGCCGCAGTGCGAGCGCAGCGCGTGCTCCTGAGTCGTGTTCGGGTCCAGGGCGAACCGGAACGCCTGAACCTGGAACCCGGGCTGTGGCTGGAATTTCTTCACTCGGCAGCCTCGCCGGTCGCCACGGCCACCGCGCGGGCGGCCCGGTCCTTCGCCGCCCGCCGCCCGTACAGGCGGGCACACATCGAGGTCAGCACCTCGGTGATGTCGCGCACCAGGTCATCGGCGGTCTCGGTGGGGTCGAGGACAACCAGGCGCCGCCCGGAGGCGGACAGGACGGCTTCGAGATGCTCGACGCCGAACCGGGCCAGCCGGTCCCGGTGCTCGACCACGATCACCGCGGCCCGCGGATCGGACAGCAGGCGGTGCAACTTGCGCCGACGCCCGTTCAGCCCCGAGCCGACCTCGGTCACGACCTCCGCAACCGGCAGGCCGAGCCCGGTAGCCCCCTGGACCACGCGGGCCACCTGCCGGTCAAGATCCGGCTTCTGGTCCGCCGACGAAACCCGGCAGTACGCCACGACACGGCCGGACGTCTCCGGGGCGGGCTCGTCGACCAACCACGTACCAGACGGCGTCTGGCGCACCGGGACCGGCATGCGGCCCTCTTTCGCCCACGTCCACGCGGTCTGGTAGTGCACACCGTTGCGCGCCGCCCATTCGGAAAGCTTCACGCGATCAAGATAACAGATGAGAAAAGCTGATATTTACTGATGGATCATGCAACAGTTGAAAGCCCTACCAACTCCACGGCTGGGAACCCGTCTCCGCTTCCAAATGGATCTCCTGGGCCCTGCTGATCAGCGTCACCTTCGTCATCTGCCGGGCCCGTCACCCCGCCCGGCCCGGCGCTCCCGCGGCCGTCCGGCCGAAGACCCAAACCCTGAAGACCGGGCTCGAAGGCCGCACTTGAGGGCCGGGCCAAGCGAGACGGGCTGGAGAGCCGCCTTCGGGGGACGGGCTTGAGGGCCGGGTCCGGGGGACGGGCTTGGGCGGGTCAGGCGGAGGGGCGGGCGGCCGGGGGGCGCAGGCCTGATTCGAAGGCGTAGATGGCCGCGTGGACGCGGTTGCGCAGGCGCAGCTTGTGCAGCAGGTTCTGCACGTGGGTCTTGACGGTGTGCTCGGACAGGGTCAGGGCCTGGGCTATCTCGCCGTTGGACAGGCCGCGGGCCAGCAGGTCGAGGACCTGGCACTCGCGGTCGGTCAGCCGGTCGGGGCTGACCGGTGAGATCGGCGGGATGGGCGCGGCGGCGGATCGGCGTCCGGCCGGGGCCGGGGCGGGTCCGTGCGCGAGGGTGTAGCCGGCCGCGGCCAGCACCACGGCGGAGGCCAGCTGGCCCGCGGTGGCGGTGGCCGGCAGATGCCCGCCGGCCGGCCGGCCGGCACGGTCGGTGCGGGCCGGGCCGCCCAGGACCAGCAGCGGCAGGTCCCCGCCGCCGAAGGCCAGGGCCTCGCGCTGGTCGCCCGCGAACGCGCCGTGGGCGACCAGGACATGGGGCGGCCGGGCGGCCAGCGCGCGCAGCAGTTCCGGCCCCGGTTCGCTCTCGCCGGTGACACGGATACCGGGGTGGCCCTCGAGCAGGGCCGTGATGCCGCGGCGGGCGAGCGGGTCCTCGCCGACCACGTGCACCCGCACGGCGGCCGTCGCGCCGGGCCGGGGGGCCGGGGCACGGCCGGCGTGTTCGTCGTGTGCGGGGGCTGGCGCGGGGAGCACCCGGAGTGCGGCGTGCCGCTCGTCCATGGCGGCCTCCTCCCTGTCGTCCGGGGATGTCCCGCCGGATCCCGGGATGTCCCGCCAGGTCACCGTAGGCGGCGGGCGGCGCCGTGTCCGGTGCGCTCCAGCGGGCCACGACCGGTCCGCTACCACGTCTCACCCCGCCGGCCCGGCCCCCGCCTGCGGCCGGCCTCCGATCTCTCCGGCCCTGTGTCCCCGGCCCGTTGACCTCCGGGCCGCCGGGGCCGGGATGCGCGGGCTCCGGCCCGGTCTCCTCCGGGCGGCGGGCGCGGGGCCGTTGCCCGCGGGGCGGGTCCGGGGTCCGTCGCCCTCAAGTCCCCTTGTCCGCAAGTCTCCTTGTCTTCTTGTCCCCGGGCTGGTTGTGCCGCGGTCCGTACCGGGGGTGCCGGCCGGGGTGGGTCAGGCGGCGGCTTCCCCGGCGGCCAGGGCGTGCAGCCGCAGGCGCAGTTCGCGGCGGGCGGGCCGGCCGCCCGGCCGGCGGGGGACGGCGTCGAGGGCCTCCAGGCGGCGGATCTGCTCGCCGGGGCCGAGCCGGGCGTTGGCCTGTTCGGCGACGGAGTCGAGGACGTCGAGGAGACCGGGGGCATCGCCGTCGGGCGCCTCGCGCAGCACCACGCCGGCCCAGACCAGGGCGCCGCGCGCCGGGTCGGGCCAGTCCGCGACGATGCAGTCGGCCACCCGCGGGTCCTGGCCGATGACCCGCTCCACCACGCTGGGCGCGACCAGCGCGTCGTCGCAGGTGAACACGGAGCGGTGCGCGTCCACGAGGTGCAGTCCGCCGTCCGCGTCGAGGTAGCCCGTGTCACCGGTGGCCAGCCAGCCGTCCGCGTCCCGCGGTGCCGGGCCGGGTCCGTCCGCCGGGCCGGGGCTCAGCTGCGGTCCGCGGATCTGCACCTCGCCGGTCGACCACACCGCGGCGGGCCGGGTGCTGCCGGGCAGGACGACCCGGCACTCGGTGCCCGGCAGCGGCACCCCGACCGCGCCGAGACCGGGCCGGGAGCCGGGCGGCTGGTGGTGGGAGAGCGTGAAGACCTCGGTCAGGCCGTAGCCCTGCAGAACGGACACGCGCAGCGCGTCGCGCAGCGCACGGGCCCGTTCCGGCGCCAGTACCCCGCCGCTGACATGGATGGCGCTCAGGTGCCGGCCGGGCAGGTGCGCCCGGCCCGCGGCCAGCCGGGAATCACCCGCCAGCCGGTCCAGCCGGGCGGGCAGCCCGTAGTAGTGCGTGGCCTCCGCCCGCGCTGCCTCCGCCAGCGCCCCGAAGGGGTCGGGGTCCGTGCACAGCACCTGCCGGGCTCCGGCGTGCACGGCCGAGTTGAGGTGCACGGCGTGGTACTGCGGCAGATGGTTGAGGACGACGGAGGAGGCACCGAGCCGGTGGGCCAGGGCGGTCTGGGCGGCGCCCGCGACGAGATTGCGGTGCGTCATGCGCACACCTTTCAACCGCCCGCCGCCGTCCGGCGCGAACTGCAGGCACGCCACCGCGTCCACACCGGGCCGCGCCCTGCGTACGGACCCGGTGGCGGGCACCGCCGCCAGAGCCGCGGACAGCGCCACCACCGCGCAGGCCCCCTGCCCACCGGACACCGCAGCACCCGACACCGCAACATCCGACACCGGGACACCGGACGGCTGGACACCGGACAGCTGGACACCGGACGGCTGACGGTCCGGCACCCAGCCGCCGGATACCGAGCCGCCGGGTGCGGGGCGCACGGGTGCGGGGCGGCCGGTGGGGTCCGTGGGGTCGGTCACCACGATGGTGTGCAGCCGGGGCAGCCGGTCCGCGAGTGCGGCGAGCAGCGCGGCCAGCGCTCCGGGTACGAAGGCGATCTCGACCCCGGCCGCCGCGCACACCTCGTGCAGCGCGGCCGGCCCCATCCGCGGATCGAGCAGGGCCAGCAGCCGGCCGCTGCGGACGGTGCCGTAGTACACGGCGGGGAAGGCGGTGTCGAGGGTGGTGGCCGCGGCGACGACGGCGTCGGCCCGCCGGACGGTGCGCCCCACGTAGCGGGCGATGCGGTCCGCCTCCCGGTCCAGGGCGGCGTACGTCACCGCGGCCCCGGCCGTGACCACGGCCGGGGCGTCGCCGTCACGGTCCGCGGCCCGCCGCAGCAGGTCGTCCAGCGGGCTCTGCGGATACCTGAGGATGGGCACGGCGGCCTCCTGGCTGCAGACAGCAGGAACAGCGGACGCCTCACGGTAGGTGTCCCGGCTCAAGAGGTCTTCGAAGCCCGCTGGAGATGCCCCCGGGCCGCCGCACCGGCCCGGGAAGTCACGCCGGGACCGCGGCCAGGCGGCCCCCCACCGGCCGGGGCAGCGGGAAACTGCGGAGCTCCGAGCGGCTCCAGGGGAAGCCGTAGCCGAGGTGGAGCACCGGGTCCTGGGCCGCGTCGGCGGGCACGGCGACGGCGACCAGCACGCCGGGCACCGGCTCCAGTTCGACGAACCGCCACGGGCGGGCCGTGTCGTCGGCGGGCGGCGTGAAGGCGCGTACGCCGCGTTCGTCGTCCAGGGTGAAGACGAACGCGTCGAAGGGCAGTCCCAGGCCGAGCCCGCGGGCCTTGGAGTAGGCCTCCTTGAGCGTCCACACCCGCAGTGCCCGCCGGTCGCGGTCCGGGCCCTGTGCCGCCTGCTCGACCCACTCCCGCTCCGGGGCGGCGAAGGTGCGCACGATGGTGGTGATGGCCCGCTCGTCCCGGTCCTCCAGCCGCTCCACGTCCACACCGATGCGGTGGCGGCGCACGATACCCAGCAGGCTGTAGCCGCCCGCGTGGGAGAGGTTGAAGTCCAACTGCGCTCCGCCGCGCGGCAGTTCACCCGGAGCGGGCCGCAGGAAGGGACGGCCCCGCGCGGAACGCCAGATGACCAGCTCGGCCTCGGCCAGGCCCGCCTCCAGCGCCAGCGCGCGCCGCACCAGGGTGTGCGCGAGCAGGTACTGGCGCCGGTCGCGTTCGAACAGGAAACGGCTCGCGGTCTTCTGCTCCTGCGCGTCGAGCCAGTGCGCGGCGAGCAGGCCGGCGACCGCGGGCGGCAGGCCGTCGTTGGGACACAGCCACAGCTTGACCGGCTCGTCCGTGCCCGCGTCCGCACCCGCGACGCCAACCGGAACGGACGCCGGGACCAGGGCCGGAGCCGGGGCCGGGGCCGGGAACGAGGACGAGGGTGCGACCGCGGACAGCGACGGTGACGGGGGCGGGGATGTCAGGGGTGCGGTCACCGCCGTGCTCCGTCCGTGCCGCCGTCGGGTGCGGGCACACCCGCGCCGGACGCCGTCGCGTCCGGGCCGGACTCCACCGGCCGTTCCTGAGGCCCGCGTCGAGACCGGAACTGCACCTGAGACCGGGCGTGGACCTGAGACTCGGGCTCGGGCTCGGGCTCGGGCTGAGAGTGGGGCTCAGGCTGAGAGTGGGGCTCGGGCTGGGGTTGGGGCTCGGGCTGGGGTTGGGGCTCGGACTGGGGTTGGGGCTCGGACTCGGGTTGGGGCTCGGGTTGGGGCTCGGGTTGGGGCTCGGGTTGGGGCTCGGGTTGGGGCTCGGGTTGGGGCTCGGGTTGGGGCTCGGGTTGGGGCTGGGGTTGGGGCTGGGGTTGGGGCTGGGGTTGGGGTTGCAGGACGGTGGGGGGCAGTTCGATGCCCGCGGATCCGGGGTGCGCGGGCAGTACGGCGCAGATGTCGGTGCCGGCCAGCCACAGCCGCGCCAGCTGTTCGAGGCGGCCGCCCTGCCACAGGGCGGCCACGTAGGTACGGGTCTCCGCGAGCCCGTCGAGCAGCAGCGGGTCGCCTGCGTCGCGCAGGTCGGCGCTGTGTACGCCCGCCGGGTGCCGGCCGGGGCCGGCGGCCTCGGCGAAGGCGGCCAGCTGTGCGGCCAGGCCGGTGACCGTGTGGGCGACCACCGCCAGACGGCAGCGCAGGGCCGCGCGTCCCAGCCGCAGTTCGTGCGCGACCGCGGCGAGGTCCGCTCCGGGCGGGCCGCCGTGCGCAGCGGCGCCGGTCAGCCAGCGGGCGAACCGCGCCGCGGTGGCGGCCAGTTGCCGGGGCGTGGCGGCGGACAGCAGTACCAGTTCCGCGTCTGCGGGGCGGCGGGCGGGCCGCGCGGGGGGACGGTGGGCGGGGGGTGCCTCCTCCACGACCAGCACGG
This window encodes:
- a CDS encoding DUF1772 domain-containing protein — protein: MEALVQTLAVVATMANAVVYGTDVFSAIVQRPALAHVDDAVLTSTMGQIHRFGDRRMPVPGVFGLVATVATAVAAGFGGETAPAVAAAVAALALVVWLAVYNKVSAPVNKELTGAALDCRTAPDARGLQRTWDSVINARVVLQAVALGAMCVALVTS
- a CDS encoding helix-turn-helix domain-containing protein, which encodes MLRQPAFGHRLKKLRMAQGLSQTALAGEGMSTGYLSRLESGARQPTDRAVGYLADRLGLEVADFEEPVTGSLAHALTLASSTGSADAIEALRAALAAEGHESAVLRWQALWLLARAARLQGDHAAERAHLAQLVALGDEVGLAELRVRGLTRLARCLRSLGEITPALDAAVAAHRLALGEDLGVEDRAAALLALVSVQAEAGQVPEARVHADELTALVEGRSDTLWAEAMWTAAAVRVRQGDHTGAQHCLDQALERFSSQEDLVLWLRLRLAAGRLHLQKLPADPAQAQRCAEQAEAALTFVGTPALRQDLTALKADLAFATGRYDDARALLGGLAGDEPRMTYRDRVRLEILRQQLLILGGDVSGVDGLRTLAQQAQADANIDLAAEIWRTLADALTPAPPA
- the tnpB gene encoding IS607 family element RNA-guided endonuclease TnpB, translating into MKKFQPQPGFQVQAFRFALDPNTTQEHALRSHCGAARAAYNWAVGWVTASWWQRRAEESYGIAEAGLTQWRPWSLPALRKAFNETKHADPRFAAWWEENSKEAYNTGLANAAAAFDNYTKSKQGKRHGKRMGTPRFKSKRKARLSCRFTTGAIRVDTGGRHVTLPRLGTIRTHEPTVKLLARVEAGTARILSATVRHERGRWYVAFQAEVKRDLERVARPDVAVGIDLGVKTLAVMADSTGEIRTVANPGHYDRARKQLRRASRIVSRRQGPDRRTGQKPSKRWEKANAARNRVHHRVANLRADALHKLTTSVAAEYGTVVIEDLNVAGMLRNRRLARRIADAGFAEIRRQLTYKTRQRHTTHLVAADRWYPSSKTCSGCGAVKAKLPLHVRTYECDTCGLVIDRDDNAALNLAALAAACLTGTGVAGDQDATEVVSKPRRADQKTRATRTRRKASAGRAGGAPLPHQRQEEARDRTHAEALTLW
- a CDS encoding IS607 family transposase codes for the protein MKLSEWAARNGVHYQTAWTWAKEGRMPVPVRQTPSGTWLVDEPAPETSGRVVAYCRVSSADQKPDLDRQVARVVQGATGLGLPVAEVVTEVGSGLNGRRRKLHRLLSDPRAAVIVVEHRDRLARFGVEHLEAVLSASGRRLVVLDPTETADDLVRDITEVLTSMCARLYGRRAAKDRAARAVAVATGEAAE
- a CDS encoding response regulator transcription factor, translated to MDERHAALRVLPAPAPAHDEHAGRAPAPRPGATAAVRVHVVGEDPLARRGITALLEGHPGIRVTGESEPGPELLRALAARPPHVLVAHGAFAGDQREALAFGGGDLPLLVLGGPARTDRAGRPAGGHLPATATAGQLASAVVLAAAGYTLAHGPAPAPAGRRSAAAPIPPISPVSPDRLTDRECQVLDLLARGLSNGEIAQALTLSEHTVKTHVQNLLHKLRLRNRVHAAIYAFESGLRPPAARPSA
- a CDS encoding class I adenylate-forming enzyme family protein, with the protein product MPILRYPQSPLDDLLRRAADRDGDAPAVVTAGAAVTYAALDREADRIARYVGRTVRRADAVVAAATTLDTAFPAVYYGTVRSGRLLALLDPRMGPAALHEVCAAAGVEIAFVPGALAALLAALADRLPRLHTIVVTDPTDPTGRPAPVRPAPGGSVSGGWVPDRQPSGVQLSGVQPSGVPVSDVAVSGAAVSGGQGACAVVALSAALAAVPATGSVRRARPGVDAVACLQFAPDGGGRLKGVRMTHRNLVAGAAQTALAHRLGASSVVLNHLPQYHAVHLNSAVHAGARQVLCTDPDPFGALAEAARAEATHYYGLPARLDRLAGDSRLAAGRAHLPGRHLSAIHVSGGVLAPERARALRDALRVSVLQGYGLTEVFTLSHHQPPGSRPGLGAVGVPLPGTECRVVLPGSTRPAAVWSTGEVQIRGPQLSPGPADGPGPAPRDADGWLATGDTGYLDADGGLHLVDAHRSVFTCDDALVAPSVVERVIGQDPRVADCIVADWPDPARGALVWAGVVLREAPDGDAPGLLDVLDSVAEQANARLGPGEQIRRLEALDAVPRRPGGRPARRELRLRLHALAAGEAAA
- a CDS encoding 4'-phosphopantetheinyl transferase superfamily protein; its protein translation is MTAPLTSPPPSPSLSAVAPSSSFPAPAPAPALVPASVPVGVAGADAGTDEPVKLWLCPNDGLPPAVAGLLAAHWLDAQEQKTASRFLFERDRRQYLLAHTLVRRALALEAGLAEAELVIWRSARGRPFLRPAPGELPRGGAQLDFNLSHAGGYSLLGIVRRHRIGVDVERLEDRDERAITTIVRTFAAPEREWVEQAAQGPDRDRRALRVWTLKEAYSKARGLGLGLPFDAFVFTLDDERGVRAFTPPADDTARPWRFVELEPVPGVLVAVAVPADAAQDPVLHLGYGFPWSRSELRSFPLPRPVGGRLAAVPA